The segment GAGACAATGTTTTACCCTGATGAAATTCGGAATACGGAGCTGCTGCCGGAAATCAATTATAATGTGAAGGTAAGTGAAAATGAGGCTAAAATGGCATCAAATCTGATTGAAAGTCTGGCTGAGCCGTTCAGCCTGGAAAAATACCACAATGAATACCGGGCTGCGTTAAGTGAACTTATTGAGTCCAGGATCACCGGTAAAGAGGTAGAGGTTGCCCCCAGAGTGGAGACCGGCAAGGTAGTTGACCTTATGGAGGCTCTTAAGGCGAGTATCGACCTGGCCAAGGAAGAAAAGGAACGGACTCGGATGAAAAAGGACGCCAAACCAGGAGCAAAGGCCGGCAGAAAGGCCGCAGCAGGGTCCGGCAAAGGTCGCCGGAAGGCCGGAACATGAAGTTGAAACCGGTAATCCCGTTTGAACCGGTAAAGGCTGATGAAATGCCGGTTGGAAACCAGTGGACAGCTCAGGTTAAATGGGACGGAGTGCGCATTTTAACGTATTTTGACGGGGATATTGCTGCCTTATATAATAGGAAGCTGAATAACCGAACCCTTCAGTTTCCCGAGTTTGCTGAAATAAAGAGATATTGTTCCGCTGCATCAGTTGTGTTGGATGGTGAAGTAATTGCTTTAGAAAAAGGGAAACCCTCTTTTCATAATGTGATGAAGCGGGATGGTGTCAGACAACCGGATAAAGTTCTCCGGGCTATGAGAGAAACACCTGTGGTTTATATGATTTTTGATATCCTGTTTTATAACGGGGGATGGGTTACCGGTTCACCATTGGAACAAAGGCAGGAGATACTGCATGATGTGATAATACCTTCCGATCATGTACAGTTAGTTGAAAATTTTGATGACCCGCAATCTCTTTATAAAGTAGTTTCAGCACAGGACTTAGAGGGCATCGTCTGTAAGGACTTAACAAGTACATATGGTATCAAGGGTAAAGACCGCAGGTGGCAAAAACTGAAGAATTATCATGACTTGATTGCTGTAGTCGGGGGGGTGACCTTTCGGGGCGATATTGTAAATGCATTGCTGTTGGGCCTTTATGACCGGGAAGGCCGGCTTTGGTACATCGGGCATGCCGGAACGGGGAAATTGAACATGACCGAATGGAGGGCGCTGACTGAACGCATTAAGCCTTTAGTGGTCAAGGAGCGTCACTTCGTGAACAAGCCGGAGCGTATAAAAACTGCTGTTTGGCTGCAGCCTGTCATCACTGTTAAAGTAAAGTTCATTGAATGG is part of the Phosphitispora fastidiosa genome and harbors:
- a CDS encoding DNA ligase, with protein sequence MKLKPVIPFEPVKADEMPVGNQWTAQVKWDGVRILTYFDGDIAALYNRKLNNRTLQFPEFAEIKRYCSAASVVLDGEVIALEKGKPSFHNVMKRDGVRQPDKVLRAMRETPVVYMIFDILFYNGGWVTGSPLEQRQEILHDVIIPSDHVQLVENFDDPQSLYKVVSAQDLEGIVCKDLTSTYGIKGKDRRWQKLKNYHDLIAVVGGVTFRGDIVNALLLGLYDREGRLWYIGHAGTGKLNMTEWRALTERIKPLVVKERHFVNKPERIKTAVWLQPVITVKVKFIEWTGGQTLRQPSIQAFVEIPPEKCRLER